The following are encoded in a window of Carettochelys insculpta isolate YL-2023 chromosome 30, ASM3395843v1, whole genome shotgun sequence genomic DNA:
- the ADAR gene encoding double-stranded RNA-specific adenosine deaminase, whose product MNRGFGRGKGCYQTSPKLNCCSPNPTFFNNPLVPQGSNLDRFRNHQIQFLLGHVPEAPLYPLWEQRPQVQKSIRNPQAAVPIPRGSGHNSWGTAGRFRSLYNNQQTQSLPLYPPAEYTYRKSGREFDHLNQSFQRLSVSGQEREQEILTILGQLRHGEFCTVRELAHKLKTRKKEVNHYLYKLLQEGILHKTGDTPPLWRIADKADPVGLLHEGSAPAGRNHCQDTASESLEESSTLDSEDSTDSPIMAETKEKICNYLFTVTDSTATNLAKNIGLLKAKDVSASLNALERLGEVHKQNTTPPKWSLTDKKRERMQVKIKANEVTGMTPPTPGPVLPVTCIMPCPQESALPSPEVKLEEKENVKNGQQASEQSEQTEPSAAEPGLCAQKPDYQCVNYDNTENKWATDDIPDDLNAISQHADELRCIMGSPSSPSYAAQFDTAFQCTPLEKLMACLEKNPVSGLIEYSQYTYQRCEFALLEQSGPSHEPRFKIQAVINGRRFPPAEAGSKKLAKQEAAANAMKILLHEAEDEGEDGMEGEESFLPDTCEAELPAFPEPEPPSAAAQLNLSSGKNPISILMEYAQKSGSTCEFKLLSQEGPPHDPKFKYCVKVSEETFPAVVANSKKGAKQMAAEVAVKILRGEAGGQFFPEQPFFEVPSEPFMDVPGGQPLTPEEPKAAKDRGIGELIKYLNANPISGLLEYARSNGFAAEFKMIDQMGPPHDPKFIYQAKVGGRWFPAVTAHSKKQGKQEAADAALRVLIGETEKAERTEGLSITELPVSGSTLHDQIAMLSHQRFNALTARIQHSLLGRKILAAIIMRRGEEGLGVVVSIGTGNRCVKGEELSLKGETVNDCHAEIISRRGFLRFLYSELLKYNPADPSSMEQSIFEPAGENRLKIKDNVTFHLYISTAPCGDGALFDKSCSDQAGAAGEGQHQPLFENPKQGKLRTKVENGEGTIPVESSDIVPTWDGIQHGERLRTMSCSDKILRWNVLGLQGALLSHFMQPVYLSSVTLGYLYSQGHLTRAICCRMSRDGSTFEAGLQAPYHVKHPEVGRVSVYDSARQTGKTKESSVNWCLADESEVEVLDGTKGKVDGPKLEVSRVSKRSLFTLFQQLCAKVERQDLQSLVLYSDAKEAATAYQGAKRHFFRALEEMSYGSWICKPQEEKSFSLSDA is encoded by the exons ATGAACAGAGGTTTTGGTCGAGGCAAAGGCTGTTATCAGACATCCCCAAAACTTAACTGCTGCAGTCCTAATCCCACCTTTTTTAATAACCCTCTTGTTCCGCAGGGAAGTAATCTCGACAGATTCAGAAACCACCAGATACAGTTCCTATTGGGGCACGTCCCTGAAGCTCCCCTGTACccactttgggaacaaaggccacAAGTACAGAAATCCATCAGAAATCCACAAGCTGCTGTTCCGATTCCGAGAGGGAGTGGGCACAACAGCTGGGGTACAGCTGGGAGATTTAGGTCCCTGTATAACAATCAGCAAACGCAAAGCTTACCACTTTATCCCCCAGCTGAGTACACTTACAGAAAATCAGGTAGAGAATTTGACCATCTCAACCAGAGTTTCCAGAGACTGTCTGTTTCTGGGcaagagagagagcaagaaatTTTGACAATTTTAGGGCAGCTCAGGCACGGGGAGTTCTGTACCGTTCGAGAGCTTGCCCATAAACTTAAAACCCGAAAGAAGGAAGTCAATCATTATCTGTACAAACTTCTCCAGGAAGGTATATTGCATAAAACAGGTGACACTCCCCCCTTGTGGCGGATCGCGGACAAAGCTGACCCTGTAGGGTTATTGCATGAAGGAAGTGCCCCCGCTGGCAGGAATCATTGCCAAGACACAGCTTCTGAGAGTCTGGAGGAAAGCTCCACGTTGGACTCCGAAGACAGTACTGACTCACCCATTATGGCTGAAACCAAGGAGAAAATCTGCAACTATTTGTTCACAGTGACAGACTCCACAGCCACCAACCTTGCAAAAAACATAGGTCTTTTAAAGGCCAAGGATGTTAGTGCCTCTCTCAATGCCCTGGAAAGATTGGGCGAAGTGCACAAGCAGAACACAACACCCCCCAAATGGTCCCTCACTGACAAGAAACGGGAGCGGATGCAGGTCAAGATAAAAGCCAATGAAGTAACAGGAATGACACCTCCCACCCCTGGCCCAGTGCTACCAGTCACCTGCATAATGCCGTGTCCACAGGAAAGTGCGTTGCCCTCCCCAGAGGTAaagctggaagaaaaggaaaatgtaaagAATGGACAGCAAGCCTCTGAGCAAAGTGAACAGACTGAGCCGAGTGCTGCTGAGCCGGGCCTGTGCGCCCAGAAGCCCGACTACCAATGTGTGAACTATGACAACACTGAAAACAAGTGGGCCACAGATGACATCCCCGATGACTTGAATGCTATCAGTCAGCATGCAGATGAGTTGAGATGCATCATGGGATCCCCCTCGTCTCCCAGCTACGCTGCCCAGTTTGACACTGCTTTCCAATGCACGCCCTTAGAAAAGCTGATGGCCTGTCTGGAGAAGAACCCAGTCAGCGGCCTCATCGAGTACAGCCAGTACACTTACCAGCGCTGTGAGTTCGCCCTTCTGGAGCAGAGCGGTCCCTCACATGAACCAAG ATTTAAGATCCAGGCCGTGATAAACGGGCGCCGGTtcccaccagcagaagctggtagCAAAAAACTGGCcaagcaggaggcagctgccaatGCCATGAAAATCCTGCTGCACGAAGCGGAAGACGAAGGGGAGGATGGCATGGAAGGGGAGGAGTCTTTCCTCCCAGACACCTGTGAGGCAGAGCTG CCTGCATTCCCCGAGCCAGAGCCAccatctgcagcagcccagctcaactTGTCTTCAGGGAAGAATCCTATCAGCATATTAATGGAATATGCACAGAAATCAGGGAGCACGTGTGAATTCAAGCTGCTGTCTCAGGAGGGACCACCCCATGACCCTAA GTTCAAATACTGCgtgaaggtgagtgaggagacTTTCCCCGCCGTGGTAGCCAACAGCAAGAAGGGAGCAAAGCAGATGGCAGCTGAGGTTGCTGTGAAGATCCTccgtggggaggctggggggcagttctTCCCAGAACAG CCCTTCTTCGAGGTCCCGAGTGAGCCATTCATGGATGTGCCTGGCGGCCAGCCCTTGACTCCAGAGGAGCCAAAGGCAGCAAAAGACAGGGGAATCGGGGAGCTGATCAAATACCTCAATGCCAATCCTATCAGCGGCCTGCTGGAATACGCCCGGTCCAATGGGTTTGCAGCAGAGTTCAAAATGATCGATCAGATGGGACCACCTCACGACCCAAA GTTTATCTACCAGGCCAAGGTTGGAGGGCGTTGGTTCCCCGCCGTGACTGCACATAGCAAAAAGCAAGGCAAGCAGGAAGCAGCTGATGCAGCACTCCGGGTCCTGATTGGGGAGACGGAGAAAGCTGAGCGCACGGAAGGACTGAGCATCACAGAG CTCCCTGTGAGCGGCAGCACTCTGCATGATCAGATAGCTATGCTGAGCCACCAGCGCTTCAATGCCCTCACCGCTCGTATCCAGCACAGCCTGCTTGGACGGAAGATCCTGGCTGCGATCATCATGCGGCGAGGCGAGGAGGGCCTGGGAGTTGTGGTCAGCATTGGCACAG gTAATCGCTGCGTGAAGGGAGAGGAGCTCAGCCTTAAAGGAGAGACTGTAAATGACTGCCACGCAGAAATCATATCCCGGCGAGGCTTCCTGAG GTTCCTCTACAGCGAACTGCTGAAGTACAATCCTGCCGACccctcctccatggagcagagcaTATTTGAGCCAGCAGGagagaacagactcaaaataaaAGACAACGTTACCTTCCACCTCTACATCAG CACGGCGCCTTGTGGAGATGGGGCCCTCTTTGACAAATCCTGCAGTGACCAGGCAGGTGCGGCGGGGGAGGGCCAACACCAGCCTCTGTTTGAGAATCCCAAGCAGGGGAAACTGCGCACCAAGGTGGAGAATG GGGAAGGCACCATTCCTGTGGAGTCAAGTGACATTGTGCCTACATGGGATGGGATTCAGCATGGGGAGCGGCTGCGAACCATGTCCTGCAGCGACAAAATCCTGCGCTGGAACGTGCTTGGCCTGCAAGGGGCATTGCTGTCGCATTTCATGCAGCCAGTGTACCTCAGCTCCGTAACGCTTG GTTATCTCTACAGCCAGGGTCACCTGACACGTGCAATCTGCTGCCGCATGTCGAGAGACGGGAGCACCTTTGAAGCAGGTCTCCAGGCTCCGTATCACGTTAAACACCCTGAG GTGGGGAGAGTTAGTGTGTACGACTCAGCCAGGCAGACGGGCAAGACGAAGGAGTCTAGCGTGAACTGGTGTCTTGCCGACGAAAGCGAGGTGGAAGTCCTGGATGGCACAAAGGGCAAAGTGGATGG ACCAAAGCTGGAAGTGTCCCGTGTGTCCAAGAGGAGCCTGTTCACCCTGTTCCAGCAGCTCTGTGCCAAGGTTGAGCGCCAAGACCTGCAGAGCCTAGTGCTGTACTCGGACGCCAAGGAGGCCGCCACAGCCTACCAGGGAGCCAAGCGACACTTCTTCCGGGCCCTGGAGGAGATGAGCTATGGGAGCTGGATCTGCAAACCCCAGGAGGAGAAGAGCTTCTCTCTGTCTGATGCCTAG